The sequence below is a genomic window from Rattus rattus isolate New Zealand chromosome 3, Rrattus_CSIRO_v1, whole genome shotgun sequence.
TCATTTGcacttgtttgttttcaatgaatattggattttttgtttgtttgtttgcttgtttttgtgtgtttgtgtcagggTGTTTTGGTCAATGCTCTACATAGatagatagcccaggctgacctcaaattcaaggTCCTCAGAGTTGagattcctgagtgctgggattttgcttttaaactcttttttagACAGACCTGCTGCCTCCCTGTTCTAGCATATGTCCCCGACATCATTGAATCTTTCCTGTGGCTTGGCACACAGTCTTCCCTCCCGTGGATTCCTCCTACAGGTGATTGGCAAGGGCAGCGAAAAGAGCGATGACAGCTCCTATGACGAGAAGTACTTGATCGCCACCTCAGAACAGCCCATCGCAGCTCTGCACCGGGACGAGTGGCTGCGGCCAGAGGATCTGCCCATCAAGTACGCCGGCTTCTCCACCTGCTTTCGGCAGGAAGTGGGTTCGCATGGCCGTGATACCCGTGGTATCTTTCGAGTCCATCAGTTTGAGAAGGTGAGTAGATGAGAGAGTTGGTTTTCTGTACTTCCTATCCAGATCTTTCCAGGAGGGCTGTGATCCGCCTTCCCAGAGCCCCACCTGATACAACTTCCCATTCATTGTGGATATCTTGGTGGAGAAGAGCCTAGAGAGCACATGCAGTGCTGTGTGCACAGACTAGAGCAAGGCTTCCTAGACCTCCTGTGCCACTTCCACCACTTACTAACTGTGTGACCTCTGTAAGGTGAGCAAGTGATGGTGGCAGCCGCCTCCTGGGGCTGACCGAACACCAGGCTGGATAAGTCAGTGTGTGTTGAGCACTTAGTGTACAAGATGGTGACGCTCTGGAGACTCCATTGTCCTGCCTGTTGCAGTCTAGTTGAACACTGATCTCCTCTGGGACCCAGCCTGGCCTGTCCCCCGGGGCTGTGAGACAAGCTCACTGCCAGAGCGTCTCCACTGGAGTCCTTTGTTTTATTCCCCCTCACTGCTGTCCTGTCTCCTTGCTCCTCTCTGCAGATTGAACAGTTTGTGTACTCATCACCTCATGACAATAAGTCATGGGAGATGTTTGACGAGATGATCGCCACCGCAGAAGAATTCTATCAGTCTTTGGGGATCCCTTACCACATTGTGAATATTGTCTCAGGTATGGAACCCCtcatctcttccttctcatctcatCCTTTTCTGCATCTCACAGATCACTTTCACCAGCTGAGGCACCACACAGAGAGATAGCTCTCAGTTCAAGTCATCATCCACTTTCATTAAAATATCACACCCTTTTCCCCTGGAGCATTTGATGATGAGATCTGAGTGTGATTTCCCTTCTGGGGATTCGATGTGATATGAAGGATTCTTCAGGCTCACTGCAGAGGCCTCCTGAagccccatcctcccttcctgaATCTAGGGGTTTCTTTACAGGCTCTTTGAATCACGCTGCCAGCAAGAAGCTTGACCTGGAGGCCTGGTTCCCGGGCTCCGGTGCCTTCCGTGAGTTGGTTTCCTGTTCTAACTGCACGGATTACCAGGCTCGTCGGCTCCGAATCAGATACGGGCAGACCAAGAAGATGATGGACAAGGTAGTTAGTCCCCCAGAGAAGTGGGCAGCAGGGCCTTCTGCACAGggtgtgttttgtctgtttctaATTCCTGGGAGTGTATGTTTCCAGCATCGTGAGAAAATCAGCTCAGTCCAGACCCAAAAGACACCAGAAATAACTTCTGCTGAGTCAGGACTGGGTTCTTTTAGGCAGAAACCTATTCTATACTGTAATTCAAGCTTTTCTCtctttggctttgttttccttaACTCCAGAGAAAGAATAACCTCCGTTTCTCTACACAGAACAAGTTGGAGGCAGTGTCTTCCCTCTTTTCGCCCAAAAAGGTCAGGTTGTAAGCTCCTCTCTTAAACCCAGTCTCCAGAGCTGGGCGTGGTAGCGCatgcccttaatctcagcacccaggaagcgTAGGCAGGCTCtgtgtgttcgaggccagcctgatcaatGTAgtgtgctccaggacagccagaactacacaccgagactttgtctcaaaaaacaaatgaccCAGTCTTCAGACCCTCATCTGTCCCGAGTTGGGTTTGGCATGGGTTAAAAGGAGGGCCACACTGGTGGTTTCTtccttcccccacatcctctgAAGATCCTGTAACCTCCTACTTGTCACGCATGCAAACATGAGGACTCTTTCTAAGGTCACCTCagagttagtaaaaaaaaaaagaaaagcccgaCGTTGGAAACGGGTTAAAGTCGTCCTTTGGATTGGGGAGCTGTGGCTGAGTGGATGGTTCCAGATCATCGGTAGGAGCAGCTGAGGGATGCCTTTAACTTTCCCTGTGGAACCTGCTCTTCCCAGGTGGAGTTTGTCCATATGCTTAATGCCACAATGTGTGCCACCACCCGGACCATCTGCGCCATCCTGGAGAACTACCAGACGGAGAAGGGCATCGTCGTGCCAGAGAAGTTGAGGGAGTTCATGCCCCCAGGTACAGGCCTCCATTTCATACCTTCTGAGGGGGCCCTTTGAAATCTGCACCCCATTTTCCTACAGTCTGCATAACTCCCCATGGTGCTGGGAACGTAGTGTGGGTGTCATATGCAGATCCTAAGTTTAGAGTGGGTACCCCTGCGTTGAAAGAATATTGTCTAAATTCTCCCCTGAGGTCTGTGGGCTTTGACAAAGGTAACAGGTCGCTTAGCCACTTAGCGGGCTCTCCCCTCCCAGGACTCCAAGAACTGATCCCATTTGTGAAGCCGGCACCTATTGACCAGGAGCCATctaagaagcagaagaagcaacATGAAGGCAGCAAAAAGAAAGCGAAAGAGGTCACCCTGGAGAACCAGCTGCAGAACATGGAGGTCACTGAGGCCTGAACACTGCCTCCTCCCAGTTTGCCAGACTTACTTGCTGCCTGCTGGGATCCCAGGTCTGCCCTGGAACAGAGAGGCCGAGTACCACTCCTCACCCTGTCCCATCTGACTGCACAGCATCTGGGTCCATCTGCCGGGTACTGCGCGGGTGTTCCCATCATCTCGAATGGGCCCAGGGTCTCCTCACTGATGACTGGTGAAGCCACGCAATAAAGCATCTCTGGGGAGGGCACAAGActtccccagtctcctccccagGCTTGAACCTTGTCTCTGCTGGTTCTCCCTGGGCCTGAACTGCTCTCCCAAATAAGGCTCCTTTGAGAATACTACAGAGCCCTTCAGCCAAGCTGTTAGTGAAGAGAAGGTGTAGAAAACCTGGAATTGTGACACAGGTTTTCAGGACAAGGATCAGGATTCTCTGTGAATGTATTCCTGCCCGAAGGCAGTGAAGCTTAGAGACCAGTGTGATAGAAAAGCCTGCTAGCATGGACATCCCctaggaagggagaaaaagactGGCTGTGGCAGCTGACACGCATCCAcaagagccctgggttcaaaagCATGAGCTGTGGTTATGAACAGCAGCTTCGGTCTTTCGCCACATAGCAGTTACTTGCTTAGTGTCAGAGGCAGGGCAGAAGGGTGCTGGGTGGATCTGTCCTCAGGAACTCCCACTGTGTCCTAATAGCTGGGCACCTGCAGCCCGGGAAGGTG
It includes:
- the Sars1 gene encoding serine--tRNA ligase, cytoplasmic isoform X2, with product MVLDLDLFRVDKGGDPALIRETQEKRFKDPGLVDQLVKADSEWRRCRFRADNLNKLKNLCSKTIGEKMKKKEPVGEDESIPEDVLNFDDLTADTLAALKVSQIKKVRLLVDAAIQKCDGERIKLEAERFENLREIGNLLHPSVPISNDEDADNKVERIWGDCTVRKKYSHVDLVVMVDGFEGEKGAVVAGSRGYFLKGVLVFLEQALIQYALRTLGSRGYTPIYTPFFMRKEVMQEVAQLSQFDEELYKVIGKGSEKSDDSSYDEKYLIATSEQPIAALHRDEWLRPEDLPIKYAGFSTCFRQEVGSHGRDTRGIFRVHQFEKIEQFVYSSPHDNKSWEMFDEMIATAEEFYQSLGIPYHIVNIVSGSLNHAASKKLDLEAWFPGSGAFRELVSCSNCTDYQARRLRIRYGQTKKMMDKVEFVHMLNATMCATTRTICAILENYQTEKGIVVPEKLREFMPPGLQELIPFVKPAPIDQEPSKKQKKQHEGSKKKAKEVTLENQLQNMEVTEA
- the Sars1 gene encoding serine--tRNA ligase, cytoplasmic isoform X1 translates to MVLDLDLFRVDKGGDPALIRETQEKRFKDPGLVDQLVKADSEWRRCRFRADNLNKLKNLCSKTIGEKMKKKEPVGEDESIPEDVLNFDDLTADTLAALKVSQIKKVRLLVDAAIQKCDGERIKLEAERFENLREIGNLLHPSVPISNDEDADNKVERIWGDCTVRKKYSHVDLVVMVDGFEGEKGAVVAGSRGYFLKGVLVFLEQALIQYALRTLGSRGYTPIYTPFFMRKEVMQEVAQLSQFDEELYKVIGKGSEKSDDSSYDEKYLIATSEQPIAALHRDEWLRPEDLPIKYAGFSTCFRQEVGSHGRDTRGIFRVHQFEKIEQFVYSSPHDNKSWEMFDEMIATAEEFYQSLGIPYHIVNIVSGSLNHAASKKLDLEAWFPGSGAFRELVSCSNCTDYQARRLRIRYGQTKKMMDKRKNNLRFSTQNKLEAVSSLFSPKKVEFVHMLNATMCATTRTICAILENYQTEKGIVVPEKLREFMPPGLQELIPFVKPAPIDQEPSKKQKKQHEGSKKKAKEVTLENQLQNMEVTEA